Below is a window of Streptomyces sp. NBC_01429 DNA.
GATCCGCTGGCCGCCCACGACCGCCGCCGCTCCGGCGTGGGAGTCGTTGCCGCAGGCGGTGAGCAGTGGGGCCGCGGCGAGAAGCGCGACGGAGAAGGAGATCGCGGTGCGACGACGGCGGTGCAAAGGGGGCCTCCCGGCGTGATTGTGCGGCGATGCACAAGACCTTGCGGTGATCGATGTTAGGCAGTCGGCGTGGCCTGGGCCACTGGTTGGACAACGATTCACCGAGAGATTGGGGTGCGCGTGCGGACACCGGTCCTCGCGGTCGGGGCGCCGGCCGGCTCCGGGCCGCGCCGTTCACCCGTAAGTCATCTGCCCGGAAGCCCTGTTCACCCGGCGGACGACGCCCCGTTCACCGAGCGCCGCCTAGTGTCCTTCCGCATGACGCACGCGACACTGGCCCGGGTCCAGGATCCGGATCCGGGCCCCGGGCCGGCAGGCCGCCGGGACCCGGCGGCGCTCCCGGCCGCCCCCGCCCCGAAGCCCGACCGGATGCGCGCCCTGGACGGGCTGCGCATCCTGGCGGCGCTCATGGTCTGCCTCTACCACTACACGGGCAGAGGCGGGCAGATCACCGAGGTCTGGGGGCAGTCCCCCAAGGAGCTGTTCCCGGGGCTGTCGGCGCTCGCCGTGTACGGCTGCCTGGGCGTGCAGGTCTTCTTCGTCATCAGCGGCTTCGTCATCTGCATGAGCAGTTGGGGGCGCTCCCTCGGCGACTTCTTCCGCTCGCGCGTCTCGCGGCTCTATCCCGCGTACTGGGCGGCCATCGTCCTCGTCACCGCCGCCTGTGTCGTACTCCCCTCGGTCAGCGAGCCGCTGCGGCTGAACGAGATCCTGGTGAATCTGACGATGCTCCAGCAGCCGGTGGGCGTGCACCGGGTGCTCGGGGTGTGCTGGACCCTGTGGGTCGAGGCGCGCTTCTATCTGCTCTTCGCGCTGTTCGTGGTGTGGAAGGGCGTCACCTACCGCCGGGTGGTGGTCTTCTGCTGCCTGTGGACGGTGGCGGCGGCGCTGTCCGCCGTCACCGACGTGCCGCTCGTGGCGGAGATCGTGATGCCGCAGTACGCGCCGTTCTTCGTCGGCGGGCTCGCGCTCTATCTGATCCACCGGTACGGCGGCGATCTGCTGCTCTGGGGCATCGTCGCGACCAGCTGGCTGCTCGGCCAGCACTTCGCGACCGTCGCGCTGTGGAGCCCGGGAGCCACCCAGGTCTTCCAGCCCCGCTCCCCGCACGTGATCCTGCTGATCGTCACCTTCGCCTTCGCGTCGGTCGCGGCGGTGGCGCTGGGGTGGCTGCGCTGGGCGAACTGGCGCTGGCTGACCTTCGCGGGGGCGCTCACGTACCCCTTCTACCTGGTCCACGAGCATCTGGGATGGTTCGCGATCAGCGTCCTGCACCGGCACTTCGGCGTACCGGCGGGCGTGACGCTGGGGGCGACGATCGTGGGCATGCTCGTCCTCGCCCGGCTGATCCACCGGCTGGTGGAGAAGCCGTTCGGCCCGCGGCTGAAGCGGACGATGAAGCTACAGGCGGGACGGATGCGGGCGGCGTAGTTCCTGGTCGGGGCCGGGGCCGGGCTCCCGGCCCTCGGTGGGCTCGTGCTCCGGGCGGAGCATGATCAGGCGGGAGACCGCGAAGGTGATGGGGACGGCCACCGCCGCCGTGATCAGCGGCGAGTAGCGGCTGCTGTAGTGCGCGACGTCCACCAGCAGATAGACCCCGGCCGTGGTGATGACGAAGTTCGCCGCGTTGGTCAGCGGGAAGAGCAGGAACTTCCGCCAGGTCGGCCGGGTCCGGTAGGTGAACCGGCTGTTGAGGAAGAACGAGCCGGTCATGCTCAGCACGAACGCCACGACGTGCGAGACGACGTACGGCAGCCGGTGCAGGAGGAGCAGATAGCAGCCGTAGTACGTGCCGGTGTTGACCACCCCGACCAACGCGAATCTGACCAGCTGGATCCGGACCGTCATCTGCGTACGCGCTCTCCCTGGACTCCGGCGTCACGGGGATGACGGCCACGAGGAGTGTGGCACAGCGCGGGGTGTCCGTCTTGTCCGCACCGCGCCCGGCCGCGCCGCGCCCCCGGCTTCCGCGTCTGCCCCGGCTGCCGCCTCAGCCCCGGAACTGCTGCTGGCGGTCGAGCGCGCGCCGGATCTCGGCGGGCAGCGGGTGGTAGGGGCCGTAGACCCGCTCGGTGTCCCAGAGCAGATTCTGCAACTGCTGCCGCGCGCCCGTGTGGTCCCCCGTCGCCAGCAGCAGATTGCCGATGCGCTGACGGATCTCGAAGGCGCGCCCGGGGTCGCCGCCCGGTGGCGGCAGCGCGTGTCCGTTCGTCCGGTACGTCTCGTAGTAAGGGAGGAGCGCGCGGTACTCCGCCAGCGCGGCGCTCGCCTCGCCGAGCTGCTCCAGACAGAGCGCGGCGTCGTAGCGGAACCCCAGCGCCTGCGGGTCCGCCGCTCCCGCCTCCGCGCTCCGGTCGTCGGCGAGCCGGCGCAGCTCGGGGAGCGCGCGGCGGTACTGGCCGTCGTCCAGCAGCGTCGACGCGTACTGCTTGCGCAGGATGCGGACCACCGGGGAGCGCTCCCCGTGCTCGACGGCCGCGGCCGGGAGGATGGAGCCCAGGATGTCCACGGCGCGGGTGATGCTGCCCTCGCCGAGCAGCCGCTTGACCTCGTCGACGGCCGCCGCGACATCGGGCCGCCCCGCGGCGGGCGCCGGGGCCCGCTGCGGTACGGGGGCGGGCGCGGGCGGCGGGGCGGCGGCGCGGTCGGGCCAGGGCGCGTGCGGGCGGGTGAAGGGGCGGGTCGGGTCGAGCGGGCCCGCCGGGGGGCCGCCCGGGACGTGGCCGGAGCGCGGCAGCAGCGGGCTGAGCTGCTCGTACACCTCCTGCGCGCCGGACGGGCGGTGCTGGGGGTCCTTGGCGAGCAGCCGCAGGACGAGCGTTTCGAGCTGCTCGGGCGTCTCGGGTCTGATCCGGCGGACGGGCAGCGGCGGCTCGTGCAGATGGCGGTGCAGCACACCGAGCGCGGTGGAGCCCGCGAACGGGACGTTGCCGCTGAGCAGTTCGTGGAGGAGCACGCCGAGGGCGTAGAGATCGGTGTACGGGCCGACGGCGCCGCCCATCGCCTGCTCGGGCGCCATGTAGGCGGGGCTGCCGATGGGCGAGCCGGTGTGGGTGAGGCGGGTGGTGTCCCGGTCGATGACGGAGGCGACGCCGAGGTCGAGGACCGTGATCGAACCGTCGGGTCTGACCATCACATTGCGCGGCTTGAGGTCGCGGTGGACGATCGGCACGGCGTGCACGGCGGCGAGTACGGCGCACAGCTGGGCGGCGACCGAGACGGCCCACTGCCAGGGGTACGGGTCGTGCTCGGCGAGATGGTCGGCGAGGTCGGCGCCCTCCACGTACTGCATGACGAGGTAGAGGTCCTCGCCGTCGCTGCCCGCGTCGTGGACGGTGACCAGGCCGGGGTGGTCGACCTGGGCGGTGACGCGGCACTCGCGGACGAAGCGGCGGCGCATCTCCTCGGCGGCGGTGGCGGCGGCCATCCGGTCGGGGCGCAGCAGCTTCACGGCGACCCGCCGGTCGAGGCGCTGGTCGTACGCCGTCCAGACCTGGCCCATGCCGCCCTGGCCGATGACGGTGGACAGCTCGTAACGGCCGCCGATGACGCGTCCGTTCACTGGCCTTCCCGCTGGTTTCTCAGGATGTCGCTGAGGTCGTCGAGTTCGGCGCGGACCTGCTGGATGCGGGGCTGTTCGGCGCGCGGCCGGGTGTCCGGCGGAGTGCTCGCGGCGGACGCGGGCGGGGCGAACGGGTCGGCCGGGCCGAACGAGGAGCCGCTGTGCGGCTGGGGCTGCTGCGACGGGTGCGGCTGGCGCGGCTGCTGCGACTCGTACTGCTGGTGCGGCGGGTGCGACTCGTGCGGCTCGTACTGCTGGTGCGGCGGCAGGGGCGGCGGCGCCGCGAGCGGAGACGCGGGCACCGTCGGGGCCTTGGTCCAGGCCGGGTAGCCGTAACCGGGCTGGACCGGCGGCGCCGGAGGGCCGTAGCCGGGGGACGGGGCGATCCGGCCGGTGAAGTGCGCGATCTCCGCGTACAGGTAGTAGGCGAGCACCGCGACGGCCGCCAGCAGGAGCACACCGATGGAGACGTTCGACCTGGTGGCGCTCAGGTCTTCGGAGGAGTCCGTCATCAGCACGCCGAAGCAGCCGGCCACCAGGACCGTCGTCAGCGCGCACAACAGCCAGTGCAGCCGCCGCCCGGTGACGGACGCGAGCCGGAGCATCGTCACCCAGCAGAGCAGCCCGCAGCTGACCAGGGGCAGCGCGGCGAAGAACACGCGCAGCGCGATCTGGAGGGAGCGGTCCCCGCGGGGGGCCTGCGGCGGCGGAGGACCGTAGCCGTTCATGCTGCTCCTGGAAGACCTGGTGACGAGGTGGACGGGGCCGGACCCGGTGGTGCGGAGTCGAGCGTATCCAGCGGCACCGACCACACGCCCCGGGTTGCGCGTAACCGGCTGCGGGCGGGCCGCCGGTGCCGGGAGCGTGCCGCGCGCCGGGGAACGGCTCGCGCGCACGCGGCCCTCACTCCGGCGCCACACTGCCGTCCGTCAGACCGTCGTACAGGCCCTGCACCAACTGCTCCCCCAGCCGGCCCGCGAGTCTGAGCGCGTCCTCGAACGCGGCCAGCGAGCGGAAGCGTTCACCGTAGCGCCGCTGATCGTCCAGGGAAAGCCTGGGCAGTTGGAGGCGGCGTACGTCGAGCCGGGTCGCGGTGGAGGCATAGCTGCTGGCCTGGCGGTGGTTGGCGGTGCCGCGCAGGAATCCGGCCAGGAACCACGGGTCGAGGGCGGCCGGATCGGGCCGCAGCAGCTGGAGGTTGCGGCCCAGCGCCGCGCCCGCGACGGTGGCGTCGGCGACCCGGGTGACCCGGCCGCCGCCGAGCACGGGGAGGACGACATCGCCCGCCTCGATCCGTACCGGCTCCTCGGCCGCGCCCTCGGGCAGCGTGCCCGAGGGCCCGCGTCCCGCGAACACGTCCTGCTCGGTGAGGACGGGTACGGGGAGCCCCGCCGCGGTGGCGCCCGTACCGCCCGTGTGCAGCACGAGGGCTCCGGCGCGGGCGAGTTCGGCGACGGTGGTGGTGAGCGGACTCGCCGGTGGCGCGCTCTCGGCGGGCACGGTGACCCGCGGGCTGAGCCGGCCGGTGCGCAGCAGGGTGTCCGCCAGCCGCTCGCGCACCTGGGCCAGTTCGGCCGGCCCGCCTCGGGTGGCAGCGGGCGGCAGATGGCGGGCGGGCGTCAGGTCCACGTCGTCGTCGAGCAGTTCGATGACGGAGACCGCGCGGCTGACTCCCGGCACCTCCTCGGCCGTTCCCCGCCGGTCGAAGGGGCGCCAGGCGTCCAGGGCGGTCGCGCTGACGGCCGCCCAGTCGAGCTTGTCCCTGCCGCCGCCGGACGACAGTTCCGACGTGTCGACGAAGAGGAGACTCGGTGAGGGCCCCTGCTCGCCCCCCGGCTTGCGCAGCACCCACAGATGGAGCGGGATGCCGTACGGCGGCGCGGCTCCCGCGGGCAGCGCGACGACGGCGCGCAGGGCGCCCCGGCGCAGCAGGTCGGCGCGGATACGGCGGCCGGAGCGGCGGGACGCGGCGGCGGGCGGCATCAGGAGGACGGCGGTGCCGCCGGGGCGCAGCCGGGCCAGGGCGTGCTGGACCCAGGCCAGCTCCGATTCCGTACGGGCCGGGAACCCGTACTCCCAGCGCGGGTCGTAGGCGAGTGCGTCGTGTCCCCAGTTGCGTTCGTTGAACGGCGGGTGGCACAGGACGACATCGGCGGCGAGGCGCGGGTAGGCGTCCGCGCGCAGGGAGTCGCCGGCGCGCGCCATGACCCGCGCGTCCGTGTGCAGGGCGAGCCGCAGTCCGGTCAGCGCGGCGAGTTCCGGCGCGCTCTCCTGCGCGTGGGCGAGGGCGGGCCGCGCGACGGCCCGCAGCAGGGTGCCGGCGCCCGCGGCGGGGTCGAGGACGGCCGCACCGCGCGTGTCCTCGCCGACTGCGTCGGCCAGCGCGGCCATCAGCGAGGCGGCCTCGGGCGGGGTGAGGCTGTACTGCCGGGGGTTGGTGTCGAGGTAGCGGCCGAGCAGGAACTCGAAGGTCCCCCGGACGCCCAGCTCCGCCGCGAGTTCGGCGGCGGAGCGCAGCAGGGGGACGGAGGGCAGCAGCTCCAGGGGGGTCGGGGTGTGAACGGCGCGGTCGGCCGGTTCCCCGAGGCGCGGCGCGAGCACCTGTTCCAGGACGGCGGGCAGCAGTTGCGCGAGGCGCGCGTCGGAGGCGGCGGCCAGCTCCCGCCACTCCAGAGGCCGTTCCTGTACGAGCAGGAGGGCGCAGCCGGTACGGATCAGGGCGTCGGCGGCGCCCGCCGGGTCGGCCGAGAGGTCGCGCCAGACCCGTTCACGCAGCGGCACTTCGGCGAGTTTCCCCTGGTCACGGAGCCACTGCTCGACCTCGCCGAGCGCGAAGGACGGGCTGGTCTCGGTGCCGCCGACGGGCTTGGGGAAATCGGCGTGCCGGCGCCGCCAGTTGCTGACGGCGGCCCGCCCCACACCCGCGAGGCGGGCGATTCCGGCGGCCGTCACCTCTGCCGCGTTCTCGGGCACCTGGCTGTCTCCTTCACCGCTCGGTACGGGGTGGCCGCGCGCACGGCTGATGCGCGCGCCGTGGGCCGTCTCGCGTCGAGCATAACGGGGACACCCCGCGACCTGGATTCACAGCGTGAACCGACATCCATTCCTCTGGACCGTGTTGACTCCGTTCACAGGCTCTGGTCTGATTAACCCATCGCCGCACGGGGCGGTGCCGAAGCCCCGGCCCACCCCGCGTCGCGTCCACTCCCCTTGTCTCCCGGAGAGCCCTCATGACTGCCTTCGCCTCCCCCAGAGTCCGCCGCGGCGCGCTCGCCGCCCTCTGCACGGCGGCCGCGCTCAGCCTTTCGGCGTGCGGCACCACCGGTCAGGAGACCAAGGAGACGGCGAGCGGCACGAGCGGGAAAAGCTCCGCGAAGCCGGCCCCCTACGCGGACCTCTCGGGCCCCGAGATCGCCGAAAAGGCGGGCAGGGCCACCCGCGCCGCGTCCTCGGTCACGGTCAACGCCGATACGCGGGACTCCGACGGCCACACCGTCTTCGAGATGGCGATCAGCAAGGGGGGCGACTGCGCGGGCACGCTGTCGTTGAACGAGAAGGGAACCGCGACCATCAGCAAGGTCGGCGCGGCGCTCTACCTGAAGTACGACGAGGCGTTCCTGCGGGCCCAGGGCGAGGAGGACGCCGACTCGACGAAGGAGGAGACCGACGCGGTGGTGGCGATGCTGGCCGGCCGCTGGATCAAGACCGACCCCAAGGACCCGGACGCCGAGGACTTCACCAGCTTCTGCGATCTCGACGAACTGCTGGGTGATCTGAGCGACGACACGGCCGCCCGCAAGGGGAAGACCGGCGAGGTGGACGGCCGGCCGTCCATCGCCCTCACCGAGGCCGACGGCAAGGACACGTACACCCTGCACGTCGCCACGGAGGGCAAGCCGTACCTGCTCAAGCTCACCGGCACCGGCAGCGAGCCCTTCACGATGACGTTCAAGGACTTCGGCAAGCCGGTCCCCGCGAAGGTGCCGGCCGACAAGGACATCGTGGACCTGGGCGACTGACCCGGCGTCCCGCATACCCGGAGAGGCCGCCGCTGGGGGGAGCGGCCTCTCCGACAGCCGGGAGGGGAGGCCGCCACGGGGGAGCGGCCTCCCCTCCCTCATGAGGCTGACGCCGACGTGCGTCCGTCAGCCCCCGCACTTCTCCAGCATGGTGCTCTTGTCCTCGGTGGTCACGGGGAGTTCGTACTTCAGCGCCACCTGCGCGAAGCGCGCCGAGTACGCGCAGTGGATCCGCTCGTTGGGCGGCAGCCAGTCCGCCGGGCCCGAGTCGCTCTTGGAGCCGTTGGTCGAGCCGTCCACCGGGATCAGGTTCAGCGGATCGTTCGCGATCTGCTTGCGCTTGGAGGCGGTCCAGCGCGAGGCGCCCATCTGCCAGTCGTACGAGAGCGGCATGACATGGTCGATCTGCACCTTGGCCGCCGCCTCCTTACGCCACTCGATCTCCTTGCCCGTGTACGGGTCGTTCAAGGTCATCGATATGACGATGCAGTCGGACCCCGAGCGGTACTTCAGGTCCTTCCCGTCCCTGGCGAGCAGGTCGTTACGGGTGTCGCAGCCGTTGCCGGCGAGGGGCACGCCCTCGGCGGTGTCCATCCAGGCGTACCCGAACTTCTTCCGGTCGTACCCCGCCCTGGACCCGGCACGGGCCGTTTCGAGGGTCTCTATCAGCTCCCGCGCGGCCTTCTCGTCCGCCGCGGCCGTTATCGGCGCCAGCCCGCGCTTCGTCCCGTCCGGGTTGGCCAGCGGCAGCACCCCGTACACGCTGCTGCCGCTGCTGCCACCGCTCCCGCCACCGCCGTCGTCGCCGTCACCGCTCGCACTGGCGGAAGCCGACGGATCCAGCTCGGGGTCGAACTGCCCGTCACACCCCGTCAGCAGGACGGCGGAGAGGACAAGGGCCCCGCCGGTGAGGAACGTTCGCCATATTCGATCTTCAAGTCTGCGCACACCCGCACCCTATGTCTCACGCCGAACGGCCCGTGCCGGACCGATCGGATCCGGCGAGGGGACCTCTGCCCACCCGGAGTGCCCGTCAGACCTTCGTGCCGGAGCTTCACTTCCCCGGGATCTCGGCCGCCTCGCGCCGGTCCTCCTGGTCACCCGGGGCCGACAGGAGGAGCTGGGTGAGCGGTTCACCGTCGTCGGCGTCGACGGTCACCCGGTACAGGCCGCTCGCCGGGACGGTGACGGACGCTGTGAGGCCGTCGTGGTCGTCGCCGTACAGGCGGGCCCGGACCGGGCGGATCCCGCGGCGCGTGGGGTCGGCGTCCTGGACCGTGCAGGTGATGCCCTTGGGGCTGTCGGCGCCCGTGACGCGGATCTCCCAGCGGCTCCCGGGAGTGACGAGGTCCGGAACCAGAAGTCCCAGGCCGCCGCCGGCCTGGCTGGGGCCGAGGTGCTCGTCCTCCTTGAGGAAGGACATGACGGCGTCCATGGCGCCCGGCCCCTGCGCGAGGGCGCCGTGCTGGAGGGAGACCGGCACGATCTCCCTGCGGAGTGAGGCGGATTCCTTGTGGACCGTGCCGTCGCCGCCGACGGGAAAGCGGTGGGGCAGCCGGGTGGTCCGGTCGCGAAGGACCGTCCCGTCGGCGTTGAAGCGAAAGGAGTGCTCGGCGCCGGTGACCACACC
It encodes the following:
- a CDS encoding serine/threonine-protein kinase, whose amino-acid sequence is MNGRVIGGRYELSTVIGQGGMGQVWTAYDQRLDRRVAVKLLRPDRMAAATAAEEMRRRFVRECRVTAQVDHPGLVTVHDAGSDGEDLYLVMQYVEGADLADHLAEHDPYPWQWAVSVAAQLCAVLAAVHAVPIVHRDLKPRNVMVRPDGSITVLDLGVASVIDRDTTRLTHTGSPIGSPAYMAPEQAMGGAVGPYTDLYALGVLLHELLSGNVPFAGSTALGVLHRHLHEPPLPVRRIRPETPEQLETLVLRLLAKDPQHRPSGAQEVYEQLSPLLPRSGHVPGGPPAGPLDPTRPFTRPHAPWPDRAAAPPPAPAPVPQRAPAPAAGRPDVAAAVDEVKRLLGEGSITRAVDILGSILPAAAVEHGERSPVVRILRKQYASTLLDDGQYRRALPELRRLADDRSAEAGAADPQALGFRYDAALCLEQLGEASAALAEYRALLPYYETYRTNGHALPPPGGDPGRAFEIRQRIGNLLLATGDHTGARQQLQNLLWDTERVYGPYHPLPAEIRRALDRQQQFRG
- a CDS encoding HNH endonuclease family protein, which produces MRRLEDRIWRTFLTGGALVLSAVLLTGCDGQFDPELDPSASASASGDGDDGGGGSGGSSGSSVYGVLPLANPDGTKRGLAPITAAADEKAARELIETLETARAGSRAGYDRKKFGYAWMDTAEGVPLAGNGCDTRNDLLARDGKDLKYRSGSDCIVISMTLNDPYTGKEIEWRKEAAAKVQIDHVMPLSYDWQMGASRWTASKRKQIANDPLNLIPVDGSTNGSKSDSGPADWLPPNERIHCAYSARFAQVALKYELPVTTEDKSTMLEKCGG
- a CDS encoding GtrA family protein, which gives rise to MTVRIQLVRFALVGVVNTGTYYGCYLLLLHRLPYVVSHVVAFVLSMTGSFFLNSRFTYRTRPTWRKFLLFPLTNAANFVITTAGVYLLVDVAHYSSRYSPLITAAVAVPITFAVSRLIMLRPEHEPTEGREPGPGPDQELRRPHPSRL
- a CDS encoding N-6 DNA methylase, which codes for MPENAAEVTAAGIARLAGVGRAAVSNWRRRHADFPKPVGGTETSPSFALGEVEQWLRDQGKLAEVPLRERVWRDLSADPAGAADALIRTGCALLLVQERPLEWRELAAASDARLAQLLPAVLEQVLAPRLGEPADRAVHTPTPLELLPSVPLLRSAAELAAELGVRGTFEFLLGRYLDTNPRQYSLTPPEAASLMAALADAVGEDTRGAAVLDPAAGAGTLLRAVARPALAHAQESAPELAALTGLRLALHTDARVMARAGDSLRADAYPRLAADVVLCHPPFNERNWGHDALAYDPRWEYGFPARTESELAWVQHALARLRPGGTAVLLMPPAAASRRSGRRIRADLLRRGALRAVVALPAGAAPPYGIPLHLWVLRKPGGEQGPSPSLLFVDTSELSSGGGRDKLDWAAVSATALDAWRPFDRRGTAEEVPGVSRAVSVIELLDDDVDLTPARHLPPAATRGGPAELAQVRERLADTLLRTGRLSPRVTVPAESAPPASPLTTTVAELARAGALVLHTGGTGATAAGLPVPVLTEQDVFAGRGPSGTLPEGAAEEPVRIEAGDVVLPVLGGGRVTRVADATVAGAALGRNLQLLRPDPAALDPWFLAGFLRGTANHRQASSYASTATRLDVRRLQLPRLSLDDQRRYGERFRSLAAFEDALRLAGRLGEQLVQGLYDGLTDGSVAPE
- a CDS encoding acyltransferase family protein, which codes for MRALDGLRILAALMVCLYHYTGRGGQITEVWGQSPKELFPGLSALAVYGCLGVQVFFVISGFVICMSSWGRSLGDFFRSRVSRLYPAYWAAIVLVTAACVVLPSVSEPLRLNEILVNLTMLQQPVGVHRVLGVCWTLWVEARFYLLFALFVVWKGVTYRRVVVFCCLWTVAAALSAVTDVPLVAEIVMPQYAPFFVGGLALYLIHRYGGDLLLWGIVATSWLLGQHFATVALWSPGATQVFQPRSPHVILLIVTFAFASVAAVALGWLRWANWRWLTFAGALTYPFYLVHEHLGWFAISVLHRHFGVPAGVTLGATIVGMLVLARLIHRLVEKPFGPRLKRTMKLQAGRMRAA